The following are encoded together in the Microbacterium sp. Root553 genome:
- a CDS encoding NAD-dependent succinate-semialdehyde dehydrogenase: protein MSTQTEQALLDSIPTGLFIGGEWVEGSTGKTFDVQDPATGAVIRTIADATPEDGIRALDAAVAAQDSWAATAPRTRSEILRKAFDLVQEHKEDLALLMTLEMGKPLAEARGEVGYGGEFLRWFSEEAVRISGRYGINPEGTGHMVVSQRPVGPSFFVTPWNFPFAMATRKIAPALAAGCTVVIKPPALTPLTTIFFTSLLEKAGLPKGVVNVVQTSKSSALSAPIIADPRLRKLSFTGSTEVGRKLIAQAAEGVLRVSMELGGNAPFVVFDDADLDKAVDGALAAKFRNIGQACTAANRFIVHRDVADEFARKVTERVNAMKIGRGTEEGVAIGPLIDADAVAKAGELVDDAVNRGATLLAGGKAVEGTGTFYEPTVLTDVVAGSAILREEIFGPVLAIATFETEDDAVRLANDTEYGLVSYVFTENLQRGQRMIDRLETGMMGLNVGVVSNAAAPFGGVKQSGVGREGGLEGIHEYLSTKYTLIPVS from the coding sequence ATGAGCACTCAGACAGAGCAGGCGCTGCTCGACAGCATCCCCACCGGCCTCTTCATCGGCGGCGAGTGGGTCGAGGGCAGCACCGGCAAGACCTTCGACGTGCAGGACCCGGCCACCGGTGCAGTCATCCGCACGATCGCCGACGCGACGCCCGAAGACGGCATCCGCGCGCTGGATGCGGCCGTCGCCGCGCAGGACTCGTGGGCGGCCACGGCGCCGCGCACCCGCAGCGAGATCCTGCGCAAGGCATTCGACCTCGTGCAGGAGCACAAGGAGGACCTCGCGCTGCTGATGACCCTCGAGATGGGCAAGCCGCTCGCCGAGGCCCGCGGCGAGGTCGGATACGGCGGCGAGTTCCTCCGGTGGTTCAGCGAGGAGGCGGTGCGCATCAGCGGCCGCTACGGCATCAACCCCGAGGGCACCGGACACATGGTGGTCTCGCAGCGTCCCGTCGGCCCGTCGTTCTTCGTCACGCCGTGGAACTTCCCGTTCGCGATGGCGACGCGCAAGATCGCCCCGGCGCTGGCTGCCGGCTGCACGGTCGTGATCAAGCCCCCGGCACTGACCCCGCTGACCACGATCTTCTTCACCTCACTGCTCGAGAAGGCGGGACTTCCGAAGGGTGTCGTGAACGTCGTGCAGACCTCGAAGTCCTCGGCACTGTCTGCTCCGATCATCGCGGACCCGCGGCTGCGCAAACTCTCGTTCACCGGCTCGACCGAGGTGGGCCGCAAGCTCATCGCCCAGGCCGCCGAGGGCGTGCTGCGTGTGTCGATGGAGCTCGGCGGCAACGCCCCGTTCGTGGTGTTCGACGACGCGGACCTCGACAAGGCCGTCGACGGCGCGCTCGCGGCGAAGTTCCGCAACATCGGTCAGGCCTGCACCGCCGCCAACCGATTCATCGTGCACCGGGACGTCGCCGACGAGTTCGCGCGCAAGGTCACCGAGCGCGTGAACGCGATGAAGATCGGCCGAGGCACGGAAGAGGGCGTCGCGATCGGACCGCTCATCGACGCGGATGCCGTCGCGAAGGCCGGCGAGCTCGTCGACGACGCGGTGAACCGCGGTGCGACGCTGCTGGCCGGCGGCAAGGCCGTCGAGGGCACCGGAACCTTCTACGAGCCCACCGTGCTCACCGACGTGGTCGCCGGATCCGCGATCCTCCGCGAGGAGATCTTCGGGCCGGTGCTCGCGATCGCGACCTTCGAGACCGAGGACGATGCCGTGCGCCTCGCGAACGACACCGAATACGGACTCGTCTCGTACGTGTTCACCGAGAACCTGCAGCGCGGCCAGCGGATGATCGATCGGCTCGAGACCGGCATGATGGGTCTCAACGTGGGTGTGGTGTCGAACGCCGCGGCCCCCTTCGGCGGCGTCAAGCAGTCGGGCGTCGGCCGCGAGGGCGGCCTCGAGGGCATCCACGAGTACCTGTCCACCAAGTACACGCTGATCCCGGTCTCCTGA
- a CDS encoding NAD-dependent succinate-semialdehyde dehydrogenase has translation MTDYTVINPATGETLASFDTFTDAQIEEAVAAADEAHRDWSRSSTVAERAELLRRAAALHRERREELADVFVREMGKPREAALGEVDFAADIAEYYADQAEAIMADQPIAILGDGSAIVRRSSLGPLIGIMPWNFPAYQIVRFAAPNLIVGNTILLKPAPQCPESSTAIEAIYHDAGFPKGAYQNVLATNDQIADMIADPRVQGVSLTGSERAGAAVAEIAGRNLKKVALELGGSDPFIVLSTDDLDATVQAGVDARLDNNGQACNGAKRFIIVDDLYDSFVEKFTAAMASVTATDPTLDDTVLGPVSSEAAAENLQKQIDQAVEQGATLLTGGTRDGAFFAPTVLADVTPEMNVYREELFGPAAVVYRVADEDAAVALANDTTFGLGSYVFTTDAEQAERVADSIEAGMVYVNLVLADSPELPFGGIKRSGTSRELGHLAADEFVNKKLIRIG, from the coding sequence ATGACCGACTACACCGTCATCAACCCCGCCACCGGAGAGACGCTGGCGTCCTTCGACACGTTCACGGACGCGCAGATCGAGGAGGCGGTCGCCGCCGCCGACGAGGCGCACCGCGACTGGTCCCGGTCCTCGACCGTCGCCGAGCGCGCCGAGCTGCTGCGCCGCGCGGCCGCTCTGCACCGCGAGCGTCGCGAGGAGCTCGCCGACGTCTTCGTGCGCGAGATGGGCAAGCCCCGTGAGGCCGCGCTCGGAGAGGTCGACTTCGCGGCCGACATCGCCGAGTACTACGCCGACCAGGCCGAGGCCATCATGGCCGACCAGCCGATCGCGATCCTCGGTGACGGCTCGGCCATCGTGCGTCGCTCGTCGCTCGGGCCGCTCATCGGCATCATGCCGTGGAACTTCCCGGCGTACCAGATCGTGCGTTTCGCGGCGCCGAACCTGATCGTGGGCAACACGATCCTGCTCAAGCCCGCGCCGCAGTGTCCCGAGTCGTCGACCGCCATCGAGGCGATCTACCACGACGCCGGATTCCCGAAGGGGGCGTACCAGAACGTCCTCGCGACGAACGACCAGATCGCCGACATGATCGCCGACCCGCGCGTGCAGGGCGTCTCTCTCACGGGGTCGGAGCGTGCCGGTGCCGCCGTCGCCGAGATCGCCGGACGCAACCTGAAGAAGGTCGCGCTGGAGCTCGGCGGCTCCGACCCGTTCATCGTGCTCTCCACCGACGATCTCGACGCCACGGTGCAGGCCGGCGTCGACGCACGTCTCGACAACAACGGCCAGGCGTGCAACGGCGCCAAGCGGTTCATCATCGTCGACGACCTCTACGACTCGTTCGTCGAGAAGTTCACGGCGGCGATGGCGTCGGTGACGGCGACCGATCCGACGCTCGATGACACGGTGCTCGGCCCCGTCTCGTCGGAGGCTGCGGCGGAGAACCTGCAGAAGCAGATCGATCAGGCCGTCGAGCAGGGCGCGACGCTGCTGACCGGCGGCACCAGGGACGGCGCATTCTTCGCGCCGACCGTGCTCGCCGACGTCACGCCAGAGATGAACGTCTACCGCGAGGAGCTCTTCGGCCCCGCGGCGGTCGTGTACCGGGTCGCAGACGAGGACGCGGCCGTCGCCCTGGCGAACGACACGACCTTCGGCCTCGGATCGTACGTCTTCACGACGGATGCCGAGCAGGCTGAGCGCGTCGCCGACAGCATCGAGGCGGGCATGGTCTACGTGAACCTCGTGCTCGCCGACAGCCCCGAGCTGCCCTTCGGCGGCATCAAGCGCAGCGGCACCTCGCGGGAGCTGGGCCACCTCGCCGCCGACGAGTTCGTCAACAAGAAGCTCATCCGCATCGGCTGA
- the poxB gene encoding ubiquinone-dependent pyruvate dehydrogenase, giving the protein MATVATNIVKTLRANGIDRVYGLPGDSLNGFTDALRKDGGIRWVHVRHEESAAFAAAADASLTGDLAVVAGSCGPGNLHLINGLFDANRSRVPVLAIAAHIPTSEIGTGYFQETHPQELFRECSVYVEYVADPSQMPRLLEIAMRAAIEQRGVAVLVIPGDVALSEIADDRAVVIERTHPVVVPRADELERAATLLNASKKTTILAGAGVEGAHDEVVALADRLGAPIVHALRGKEFIEYDNPFDVGMTGLLGFASGYRAMEAADTLLVLGSDFPYEQFYPEHATTIQVDIRGSQLGKRHPLDLGLVGDVGATVSALLPRLAEKSDRGHLDDATAHYRKTRAKLDDLATPTKAGRPIHPQYLARLLDEQAADDAIFTADVGSPTVWAARYLSMTENRRLIGSFTHGSMANALLHGIGAQVSHPDRQVVALAGDGGLAMMLGELLTLTQNRLPVKTIVVNNSSLNFVELEMKAAGFVTYGTDLTNPSFAAIAEAMGIFARRVENSEDLPEAVREVLAHDGPALLDVVTERQELSMPPAIEAEQVKGFALYAIRTVMSGRGDELLDLARANWRQLL; this is encoded by the coding sequence ATGGCAACCGTCGCAACGAACATCGTCAAGACCCTCCGCGCCAACGGGATCGACCGTGTCTACGGCCTTCCGGGTGATTCCCTCAACGGGTTCACCGACGCCCTCCGTAAGGACGGCGGGATCCGATGGGTGCACGTCCGCCACGAGGAGTCCGCGGCGTTCGCGGCGGCGGCGGATGCGTCGCTCACCGGCGACCTCGCGGTGGTGGCAGGCTCCTGCGGGCCGGGCAACCTGCACCTGATCAACGGTCTCTTCGACGCCAACCGCTCGCGGGTCCCGGTGCTGGCGATCGCGGCCCACATCCCGACGTCCGAGATCGGCACCGGGTACTTCCAGGAGACGCACCCGCAGGAGCTCTTCCGCGAGTGCAGCGTCTACGTCGAGTACGTCGCCGATCCGTCGCAGATGCCGCGACTGCTCGAGATCGCGATGCGCGCAGCGATCGAGCAGCGAGGGGTCGCGGTGCTGGTGATCCCCGGCGATGTCGCCCTCTCCGAGATCGCCGATGACCGTGCGGTCGTCATCGAGCGCACGCATCCGGTCGTCGTGCCCCGCGCCGACGAGCTCGAGCGAGCGGCGACTCTGCTGAACGCGTCGAAGAAGACCACGATCCTCGCGGGTGCCGGCGTCGAGGGCGCGCACGACGAGGTCGTCGCGTTGGCCGACCGCCTGGGCGCGCCGATCGTGCACGCGCTCCGCGGCAAGGAGTTCATCGAGTACGACAATCCCTTCGATGTCGGGATGACGGGACTGCTCGGTTTCGCCTCCGGCTATCGCGCGATGGAGGCCGCCGACACGCTGCTGGTGCTGGGCAGCGACTTCCCTTACGAGCAGTTCTACCCCGAGCACGCCACGACGATCCAGGTCGACATCCGCGGATCGCAGCTGGGCAAGCGGCATCCGCTCGATCTCGGCCTGGTCGGCGACGTCGGCGCGACCGTCTCGGCGCTGCTGCCTCGACTCGCCGAGAAGAGCGATCGCGGCCATCTCGACGACGCGACGGCGCACTACCGCAAGACCAGGGCGAAGCTCGACGACCTCGCCACGCCGACGAAGGCGGGGCGCCCGATCCACCCGCAGTACCTCGCGCGACTGCTCGACGAGCAGGCCGCGGATGACGCGATCTTCACGGCCGATGTCGGCTCGCCCACCGTGTGGGCCGCGCGCTACCTGTCGATGACCGAGAACCGTCGACTGATCGGATCGTTCACGCACGGCTCGATGGCGAACGCGTTGCTGCACGGGATCGGCGCCCAGGTGTCCCATCCCGACCGTCAGGTGGTCGCTCTCGCCGGCGACGGCGGACTGGCGATGATGCTGGGCGAGCTGCTCACCCTCACGCAGAACCGACTGCCGGTGAAGACGATCGTGGTCAACAACTCGTCGCTGAACTTCGTCGAGCTCGAGATGAAGGCGGCCGGGTTCGTGACCTACGGCACCGATCTCACCAACCCGAGCTTCGCGGCGATCGCCGAGGCCATGGGCATCTTCGCGCGTCGCGTCGAGAACAGCGAGGACCTGCCCGAGGCCGTGCGCGAGGTGCTCGCCCACGACGGCCCCGCACTGCTCGACGTCGTGACCGAGCGGCAGGAGCTGTCCATGCCGCCGGCGATCGAGGCCGAGCAGGTCAAGGGATTCGCCCTGTACGCCATCCGCACGGTCATGTCCGGCCGGGGCGACGAGCTGCTCGACCTCGCCAGGGCGAACTGGCGGCAGCTCCTCTGA
- a CDS encoding HSP90 family protein — MSADVQQFQVDLRGVVDLLSRHIYSSPRVYLRELLQNARDAVTARREVDGAGGHIRITPLTDASGEFVLRDDGIGLTIDEVADLLATVGRSSKRDIFDLPRSDYLGQFGIGLLSCFMVADTIVIRSRSARGGSAVEWTGNADGTFRVVEIDDDLPIGTSVHLSARFDADDLLRPAAVRELATAFAEFLPVRVTVDSPTGDIDITRPAPFLDAADDIEQAVRYGRDLLGAAPFDAIELHEPATGTRGLAYVLPFAPPPGARQATRTYLGRMLLGERVDDVLPEWAFFVRAVIDSTGLSPTASRESLVDDAALERVREHLGAGIRRWVLELGLREPHRLAQFVAIHEVGLKSLVRHDEELARFITRWLTLETTHGTMRIGDLVERYPHVRVAPSVDEFRQVAGISPASEVLVNGGYLYDSDIVGMLPDLYPQVTVEVVDVTGELDRLDPPPLDDRDAALALEARASAVLSASDCSVTVRSVDQPELAALYVADPEVLRRIDRGRTRGITGSLWGGVLDRIDATAATSGPEDLRARLCLNWSNRVVRALVRVADDAVFARTVQLLYIQALLSGHHPLSDSDRALMTTALTDLVALSAGLEEDSLPFDDAF; from the coding sequence GTGAGTGCTGACGTGCAGCAGTTCCAGGTGGACCTGCGCGGGGTCGTCGACCTTCTGAGCCGGCACATCTACTCGAGCCCACGCGTCTATCTGCGCGAGCTCCTGCAGAACGCGCGGGATGCCGTCACGGCGCGCCGAGAGGTCGACGGTGCGGGCGGTCACATCCGGATCACCCCGCTCACCGACGCCTCCGGCGAGTTCGTGCTGCGGGACGACGGGATCGGTCTCACCATCGACGAGGTCGCGGATCTGCTGGCCACCGTGGGGCGCAGCTCGAAACGCGACATCTTCGACCTCCCGCGCAGCGACTACCTCGGCCAGTTCGGCATCGGGCTGCTCAGCTGCTTCATGGTCGCCGACACCATCGTGATCCGCTCGCGCAGCGCACGCGGAGGCTCGGCGGTCGAATGGACCGGCAACGCGGACGGCACCTTCCGCGTCGTCGAGATCGACGACGATCTGCCCATCGGCACCAGCGTGCACCTCTCGGCGCGGTTCGACGCCGACGACCTGCTGCGCCCCGCCGCGGTGCGCGAGCTGGCGACGGCGTTCGCCGAGTTCCTGCCCGTGCGGGTGACGGTGGACTCACCGACCGGCGACATCGACATCACCCGCCCCGCGCCGTTCCTCGATGCCGCGGACGACATCGAGCAGGCCGTGCGGTACGGGCGCGACCTCCTCGGCGCCGCCCCCTTCGACGCGATCGAGCTGCATGAGCCGGCGACCGGCACGCGCGGACTCGCCTACGTGCTGCCGTTCGCCCCGCCTCCGGGCGCACGCCAGGCGACGCGCACGTATCTGGGTCGGATGCTGCTCGGCGAGCGCGTCGACGACGTGCTGCCGGAATGGGCGTTCTTCGTCCGCGCGGTCATCGACTCCACCGGCCTGTCGCCGACCGCGAGTCGCGAGTCCCTCGTCGACGACGCGGCCCTCGAGCGGGTGCGTGAGCACCTCGGCGCGGGCATCCGTCGCTGGGTCCTCGAGCTCGGGCTGCGCGAACCCCACCGGCTCGCGCAGTTCGTGGCGATCCACGAGGTGGGGCTGAAGTCGCTCGTCCGCCACGACGAGGAGCTCGCGCGGTTCATCACCCGGTGGCTGACCCTCGAGACCACGCACGGCACGATGCGCATCGGCGATCTGGTCGAGCGGTACCCGCACGTGCGCGTCGCCCCGTCGGTCGACGAGTTCCGTCAGGTGGCGGGCATCTCACCGGCATCCGAGGTCCTGGTCAACGGCGGCTACCTCTACGACTCCGACATCGTGGGCATGCTGCCCGACCTCTATCCCCAGGTCACCGTCGAGGTCGTCGATGTGACCGGGGAACTCGACCGCCTCGATCCCCCTCCCCTGGACGACCGCGACGCCGCGCTCGCCCTCGAGGCGAGGGCGAGCGCCGTGCTGAGCGCCTCGGACTGCTCGGTCACGGTGCGCTCCGTCGACCAGCCCGAGCTCGCCGCGCTCTACGTCGCCGACCCCGAGGTGCTGCGCCGCATCGATCGCGGTCGCACGCGAGGGATCACCGGATCGCTGTGGGGCGGGGTGCTCGATCGCATCGACGCGACCGCCGCGACGAGCGGGCCCGAGGATCTCCGCGCCCGCCTGTGTCTGAACTGGTCGAACCGCGTGGTGCGGGCCCTGGTGCGCGTCGCCGACGACGCGGTGTTCGCCCGTACCGTGCAGCTGCTCTACATCCAGGCCCTGCTGTCCGGACACCATCCGCTCTCCGACTCCGACCGCGCCCTCATGACGACAGCCCTCACCGACCTGGTCGCCCTCTCGGCCGGCCTCGAAGAGGACTCGCTGCCGTTCGACGACGCGTTCTGA
- the secE gene encoding preprotein translocase subunit SecE, with product MDQDEPRGEVVASGATREKKRGLVGFFAGIALFFRQVIAELRKVVTPTRKELVKFTAVVLVFVLIVMGIVYGLDTLFAWVTHVVFGVPGA from the coding sequence ATGGATCAGGACGAACCGCGCGGCGAGGTCGTCGCGTCCGGCGCCACCCGCGAGAAGAAGCGTGGACTCGTGGGCTTCTTCGCGGGCATCGCCCTGTTCTTCCGTCAGGTCATCGCCGAACTGCGCAAGGTCGTCACCCCGACCCGCAAGGAACTGGTCAAGTTCACCGCAGTGGTGCTCGTCTTCGTCTTGATCGTCATGGGCATCGTCTACGGACTCGACACCCTGTTCGCCTGGGTGACGCACGTGGTGTTCGGGGTTCCGGGCGCCTGA
- the nusG gene encoding transcription termination/antitermination protein NusG: protein MAERYSDDADWATAAEQSSEEDEAQEGNVLAAEENSVTPAEHVALHVEDVDAEPETQDDTDIEIDDPEADAIVNDALNLDEAAEAEAAAEVLNESVADETAEHEAAEADEVTPYDGPDVNGEDDRPQADTDEDDDDAEGEGDDAEEDPYEAFRLDLRMLPGKWYVIHSYAGFERKVKANIEQRKSTLEVEDEIYQIEVPMEDVVEIKNGQRKMVTRVRIPGYVLVRMELTEDTWSVVRHTPGVTGFVGNAHNPTPLRFEEAFNMLKSLVEVKDVPTAKNIASKGGVAVARPLPAEVDFEVGETITIKEGSFAGLPGSISEIKPESGKLTVLVSLFERETPVELSFDQVTKMI, encoded by the coding sequence GTGGCTGAACGATATTCCGACGACGCCGACTGGGCGACCGCTGCCGAGCAGTCCAGCGAGGAGGACGAGGCCCAGGAGGGCAACGTCCTCGCCGCTGAGGAGAACTCGGTCACCCCGGCCGAGCACGTCGCACTGCACGTCGAGGACGTCGACGCCGAGCCCGAGACGCAGGACGACACCGATATCGAAATCGACGACCCGGAGGCTGACGCCATCGTGAACGACGCTCTCAATCTCGACGAGGCGGCAGAGGCTGAGGCCGCCGCCGAGGTCCTGAACGAATCCGTGGCGGACGAGACCGCCGAGCACGAGGCCGCCGAGGCCGACGAGGTCACCCCCTACGACGGTCCCGACGTGAACGGCGAGGACGACCGTCCCCAGGCCGACACGGACGAGGATGACGACGACGCCGAGGGCGAGGGTGACGACGCCGAGGAGGACCCGTACGAGGCGTTCCGTCTCGACCTGCGGATGCTGCCGGGCAAGTGGTACGTCATCCACTCGTACGCCGGATTCGAGCGCAAGGTCAAGGCGAACATCGAGCAGCGCAAGTCGACGCTCGAGGTCGAGGACGAGATCTACCAGATCGAGGTCCCGATGGAGGACGTCGTCGAGATCAAGAACGGCCAGCGCAAGATGGTCACCCGCGTGCGCATCCCGGGCTACGTGCTCGTGCGCATGGAGCTCACGGAAGACACCTGGTCCGTCGTCCGTCACACGCCTGGCGTCACCGGCTTCGTGGGCAACGCCCACAACCCGACTCCGCTGCGCTTCGAAGAGGCCTTCAACATGCTGAAGTCTCTCGTCGAGGTCAAGGACGTCCCGACCGCCAAGAACATCGCGTCGAAGGGCGGCGTCGCCGTCGCTCGTCCGCTGCCCGCCGAGGTCGATTTCGAGGTCGGCGAGACCATCACGATCAAGGAGGGCTCGTTCGCGGGTCTGCCCGGTTCGATCAGCGAGATCAAGCCCGAGAGCGGAAAGCTCACCGTGCTCGTGTCGCTCTTCGAGCGTGAGACCCCGGTCGAGCTGTCGTTCGACCAGGTCACGAAGATGATCTGA
- the rplK gene encoding 50S ribosomal protein L11 — protein sequence MAPKKKVTGLIKLQIKAGAANPAPPIGPALGQHGVNIMEFCKAYNAATESQRGNVIPVEITVYEDRSFTFILKTPPAAELIKKAAGVPKGSATPHTVKVAKITKEQVREIAETKQADLNANDIEAASKIIAGTARSMGITVEG from the coding sequence ATGGCACCGAAGAAGAAGGTGACCGGCCTGATCAAGCTTCAGATCAAGGCCGGCGCTGCCAACCCGGCGCCGCCGATCGGCCCCGCGCTCGGTCAGCATGGCGTCAACATCATGGAGTTCTGCAAGGCGTACAACGCCGCGACCGAGTCGCAGCGCGGCAACGTCATCCCCGTCGAGATCACCGTCTACGAGGACCGCAGCTTCACGTTCATCCTGAAGACCCCGCCGGCGGCGGAGCTCATCAAGAAGGCCGCGGGCGTCCCCAAGGGCTCCGCGACCCCGCACACCGTCAAGGTCGCGAAGATCACCAAGGAGCAGGTCCGCGAGATCGCCGAGACCAAGCAGGCCGATCTGAACGCGAACGACATCGAGGCTGCCTCGAAGATCATCGCCGGCACCGCCCGTTCCATGGGCATCACGGTCGAGGGCTGA